In Choloepus didactylus isolate mChoDid1 chromosome 18, mChoDid1.pri, whole genome shotgun sequence, a single genomic region encodes these proteins:
- the CFAP97D1 gene encoding LOW QUALITY PROTEIN: uncharacterized protein CFAP97D1 (The sequence of the model RefSeq protein was modified relative to this genomic sequence to represent the inferred CDS: deleted 1 base in 1 codon; substituted 1 base at 1 genomic stop codon) → MNTSLDYLAYPVIVSNHRQTTTFRKKLDLCHYIFHKNRIQIVKPTVDTKPPAAHIHHVLNLSKLQGEQKRIDKIEYENKQLCQKIANAHRGPAQVDCWNEYFSKRIRGAISETQQNIFSPKMARLLTTEKIQEKALGFLSCLESQDIHEWPNAQSXGATIKLGT, encoded by the exons ATGAACACTTCCCTGGATTATCTGGCCTACCCTGTAATCGTCTCTAATCACAGGCAAACTACAACCTTCAGGAAGAAACTGGACTTGTGCCACTACATATTTCACAAGAATAGAATACAAATAG TGAAGCCTACGGTTGATACCAAACCTCCAGCAGCGCATATACATCACGTTTTAAATTTGAGCAAACTACAG GGTGAACAAAAGAGGATCGACAAAATCGAATACGAAAACAAGCAACTGTGTCAGAAAATCGCCAATGCCCACCGCGGCCCCGCCCAGGTAGATTGCTGGAACGAATACTTTTCCAAGAG aattCGAGGCGCTATATCAGAAACACAACAAAATATCTTCTCTCCGAAGATGGCTAG GTTACTCACCACGGAA AAGATACAGGAGAAGGCCCTAGGATTTCTTAGCTGCTTGGAATCTCAAGACATTCATGAGTGGCCAAATGCTCAATCTTAGGGTGCTACAATAAAGCTTGGAACATAA